From one uncultured Erythrobacter sp. genomic stretch:
- a CDS encoding ABC transporter ATP-binding protein, translating into MDTTNIGGCAPEAAICARGISRDFEAGQTTIRVLHDISTDIRPGEMTYVVGESGSGKTTLISIMCGILWPTEGEVKVFGTDIYKLSDTDLVKFRLNNIGFIFQQYNLIPSIDVASNAAVPLIAQGMPREEARERAKVLLDKLNIGNQADKLPRQLSGGQQQRVAIARALVHEPRLVVCDEPTAALDASSGRRVMDLLREVAVAPDRACIIVTHDNRIFDLADRIIVLEDGRITHDGKEMPDGH; encoded by the coding sequence ATGGACACGACGAACATCGGCGGCTGCGCGCCCGAAGCCGCGATCTGCGCGCGCGGCATCTCCCGCGATTTCGAGGCCGGGCAGACCACCATCCGCGTGCTGCATGACATCAGCACCGACATCCGCCCGGGCGAGATGACCTATGTCGTGGGCGAAAGCGGCTCGGGCAAGACGACGCTGATCTCGATCATGTGCGGCATCCTGTGGCCGACCGAGGGCGAGGTGAAGGTGTTCGGCACCGACATCTACAAGCTGTCGGACACCGATCTGGTCAAGTTCCGGCTCAACAACATCGGCTTCATTTTCCAGCAGTATAACCTCATCCCCTCGATCGACGTCGCCAGCAACGCCGCCGTGCCGCTGATCGCGCAAGGGATGCCGCGCGAGGAAGCGCGCGAACGGGCCAAGGTGCTGCTCGACAAGCTCAATATCGGCAATCAGGCGGACAAGCTGCCACGCCAGCTTTCGGGCGGGCAGCAGCAGCGCGTCGCCATTGCCCGCGCCCTGGTGCACGAACCGCGGCTAGTGGTGTGTGACGAGCCGACCGCCGCGCTCGATGCCTCGTCGGGCCGCCGGGTGATGGACCTGCTGCGCGAAGTCGCGGTCGCGCCCGACCGGGCCTGCATCATCGTGACCCACGACAACCGCATCTTCGACCTCGCTGACCGCATCATCGTGCTGGAAGACGGGCGCATCACGCATGACGGCAAGGAAATGCCCGATGGCCACTGA
- a CDS encoding ABC transporter permease, whose amino-acid sequence MLTGDAQKFYGLLFGIGFSTLLITQQMTIFVNLVERGASGVYNAPEAEVWVMDPVSRTTDVSYAMPGTALDRVRSVPGVEWAVPHLRAQANVRTKDGDLEGVGIVGVDDATLIGLPQRMATGDKSVMFAPDTVVIDDVGVTRLFSNGASPIGERLELNDQRAVIRGVADAIPSFTSTVVLYTRYSSALNFVPGTRNRLSFVLVGVSPGQTPEEVAARIEAETGLKAETREEFAQAGVNFIIENTGIPTNFGITVFLGFVVGVAIVGLTFSLFLRDNIKQFGALKAIGVTNSKIVQMVAAQAGMVGIIGYALGVVGTVAFIKGFSANPFFKGFYIPWQIPLISLAAVVVILAITGLIAIRSVLNTEPASVFR is encoded by the coding sequence ATGCTTACCGGGGACGCCCAGAAGTTCTATGGGCTGTTGTTCGGTATCGGTTTTTCCACGCTCCTCATCACCCAGCAGATGACGATCTTCGTCAACCTGGTCGAGCGCGGGGCCAGCGGTGTTTACAACGCGCCTGAGGCTGAAGTGTGGGTGATGGACCCGGTCAGCCGCACCACCGATGTCAGCTACGCCATGCCCGGCACCGCGCTGGACCGGGTGCGCTCGGTGCCGGGAGTTGAATGGGCGGTGCCGCATCTGCGCGCGCAGGCGAATGTCCGCACCAAGGACGGCGATCTTGAAGGTGTCGGAATCGTCGGGGTCGATGACGCCACGCTGATCGGTCTCCCCCAACGCATGGCGACCGGCGACAAGTCGGTGATGTTCGCGCCTGACACCGTGGTGATCGACGATGTCGGCGTCACCCGCCTGTTCTCCAATGGTGCAAGCCCGATCGGCGAAAGGCTCGAACTCAACGACCAGCGCGCGGTCATCCGCGGCGTTGCCGATGCGATCCCCAGCTTCACCAGCACTGTTGTGCTCTACACTCGCTATTCCAGCGCGTTGAACTTCGTGCCGGGTACCCGTAACCGCCTGTCCTTCGTACTGGTCGGCGTAAGCCCCGGCCAGACCCCCGAGGAAGTCGCCGCCCGGATCGAGGCGGAAACCGGCCTTAAGGCCGAGACTCGCGAGGAATTCGCGCAAGCCGGCGTCAACTTTATCATCGAGAACACCGGCATCCCGACCAATTTCGGCATCACCGTATTCCTCGGCTTCGTGGTCGGCGTGGCGATTGTCGGCCTGACCTTCAGCCTGTTCCTGCGCGACAACATCAAACAGTTCGGCGCGCTGAAAGCGATCGGCGTCACCAATTCCAAGATCGTCCAGATGGTCGCAGCGCAGGCCGGAATGGTCGGCATCATCGGCTATGCGCTGGGCGTGGTCGGCACGGTCGCCTTCATCAAGGGGTTCAGCGCCAATCCGTTCTTCAAGGGCTTCTACATCCCCTGGCAGATCCCGCTGATCAGCTTGGCCGCCGTGGTGGTGATCCTCGCCATCACCGGCCTGATCGCGATCCGCAGCGTGCTCAATACCGAACCGGCGTCGGTGTTCAGGTGA
- a CDS encoding biotin/lipoyl-binding protein produces MFRNLSFARQILPIAALIGVAIGAWLIFVGLPDRSTSEPVEQPPKAVGKLADQPRVAGAGIVEPSSEVIDIGSALSGLVTDVRVRPGDRVAKGEVLFTVDARAARATLDQAAAAINEARASIAEASAAQKTAREQLALYRNLSDPAAVSRAEVIRAEGEEAAATSRLGLARARLAASQSAAAAARTEIERLVVRAPIAGEILAVNIRPGEFVATQGGGNSQPFIQMGETNPLHVRVDIDENEVARVALGEPAVVSPRGAAELHVNATFVRAEPQVVPKRSLTNSAAERVDVRVLQLIYALPPSDAFRVGQQIDAFIPAKSGSASGQPAKQGN; encoded by the coding sequence ATGTTCCGCAATCTAAGCTTTGCCCGCCAGATCCTGCCGATTGCCGCGCTGATCGGTGTCGCCATCGGCGCCTGGCTGATCTTCGTCGGCCTGCCTGACCGCTCCACGTCCGAGCCGGTCGAACAGCCCCCCAAGGCGGTCGGCAAGCTGGCCGACCAGCCGCGCGTGGCGGGCGCCGGAATTGTCGAGCCGTCGAGCGAGGTGATCGACATCGGCTCTGCCCTGTCGGGCCTTGTCACCGATGTCCGCGTGCGTCCGGGGGACCGGGTCGCCAAGGGCGAAGTGCTGTTCACGGTCGATGCCCGCGCTGCCCGAGCCACCCTTGATCAGGCCGCTGCCGCCATCAACGAAGCGCGCGCCTCAATCGCCGAGGCGAGTGCCGCGCAGAAGACCGCCCGCGAACAGCTGGCGCTCTATCGCAACCTCTCCGATCCCGCTGCGGTCAGCCGCGCCGAAGTGATCCGCGCCGAGGGTGAGGAAGCCGCCGCAACCAGTCGCCTGGGCCTTGCCCGCGCGCGCCTCGCCGCCTCGCAATCTGCCGCTGCCGCCGCCCGCACCGAGATCGAGCGGCTCGTGGTTCGCGCACCGATTGCGGGCGAGATTCTCGCAGTCAATATCCGCCCCGGCGAGTTCGTCGCCACCCAAGGCGGCGGGAACAGCCAGCCCTTCATCCAAATGGGCGAGACCAATCCGCTCCACGTCCGCGTGGATATCGACGAGAACGAAGTGGCGCGTGTCGCTCTGGGCGAACCGGCGGTCGTCTCCCCGCGCGGTGCGGCGGAACTGCACGTCAACGCCACCTTCGTGCGGGCCGAACCGCAAGTGGTGCCCAAGCGCTCGCTGACCAATTCGGCGGCGGAGCGGGTCGATGTGCGGGTGCTCCAGCTGATCTATGCGCTGCCGCCGTCGGATGCCTTCCGGGTCGGTCAGCAGATCGACGCCTTCATCCCTGCCAAGTCTGGGTCTGCCTCGGGCCAGCCTGCCAAGCAGGGGAACTGA
- the ftsH gene encoding ATP-dependent zinc metalloprotease FtsH codes for MSQQNDPQPQGDGPNPWVKQLMIWGGIFLALLLVVTMFSNAGQTTGAAIRYSDFRAAVAEGEVQDVQMGAELITGTLKNGEPFSTVPVPNDVEITKLMEDNGVRFTGTQREGQNVLLFILLNSLPFLLILGIAFFALRQVQKGGGGGAMGFGKSKAKLLTERSGKVTFDDVAGIDEAREELQEIVEFLRDPQRFSKLGGQIPKGALLVGSPGTGKTLLARAIAGEAGVPFFTISGSDFVEMFVGVGASRVRDMFEQAKKNAPCIVFIDEIDAVGRSRGNGLGNSNDEREQTLNQLLVEMDGFEANEGIIIIAATNRPDVLDPALLRPGRFDRQVVVPIPDIDGREKILAVHMKKVPLAPDVNSRVIARGTPGFSGADLANLVNEAALLAARRNKRLVAMQEFEDAKDKVMMGAERRSMVMTDDEKRMTAYHEAGHAIVSVHEAASDPIHKATIIPRGRALGMVMRLPERDSYSYHRDKMHANLSVSMGGRVAEEIIFGHDKVSSGASSDIQYATKLARSMVTQWGMSDKLGPLQYEEQSEGYLGYGASQRTFRSGQTNELIDNEIKGLVEGAHARATDILKTHEDQLHLLAQALLEYETLNGEEINSLLENGKIDRPDAPRGISVPAQVRGSAIPKAGKRFGKGDEAPQGA; via the coding sequence ATGAGTCAGCAAAACGATCCCCAGCCGCAAGGCGACGGCCCCAACCCCTGGGTCAAGCAGCTGATGATTTGGGGCGGGATCTTCCTTGCCCTGCTGCTGGTGGTGACCATGTTCAGCAACGCGGGCCAGACCACGGGCGCCGCGATCCGCTATTCCGACTTCCGCGCCGCTGTCGCCGAAGGCGAAGTGCAGGACGTGCAGATGGGCGCCGAGCTCATCACCGGAACGCTCAAGAATGGCGAGCCGTTCAGCACTGTTCCGGTGCCCAATGATGTCGAAATCACCAAGCTGATGGAAGACAACGGCGTGCGCTTCACCGGCACGCAGCGTGAGGGGCAGAACGTCCTCCTGTTCATCCTGCTCAATTCCCTGCCGTTCCTGCTGATCCTCGGCATCGCGTTCTTCGCGCTGCGTCAGGTGCAGAAAGGCGGCGGCGGCGGCGCGATGGGCTTCGGCAAGTCCAAGGCCAAGCTGCTGACCGAACGTTCGGGCAAGGTGACCTTTGACGATGTCGCCGGCATCGACGAGGCGCGTGAGGAATTGCAGGAAATCGTCGAATTCCTGCGCGATCCGCAGCGCTTCTCCAAGCTGGGCGGCCAGATCCCGAAGGGTGCGCTGCTGGTCGGCTCACCCGGTACCGGCAAGACCCTGCTCGCCCGCGCGATTGCGGGTGAGGCAGGCGTGCCGTTCTTCACCATTTCGGGTTCGGACTTCGTCGAGATGTTCGTGGGTGTCGGCGCCAGCCGCGTGCGCGACATGTTCGAACAGGCCAAGAAGAACGCGCCCTGCATCGTCTTCATCGACGAAATCGACGCTGTGGGCCGTTCGCGCGGCAATGGCCTCGGCAACTCGAATGACGAGCGCGAGCAGACGCTGAACCAGCTGCTGGTCGAAATGGACGGGTTTGAAGCCAACGAAGGCATCATCATCATCGCCGCGACCAACCGTCCCGACGTGCTCGATCCGGCGCTGCTGCGTCCGGGCCGCTTCGATCGTCAGGTGGTCGTGCCGATCCCCGATATCGATGGGCGCGAGAAGATCCTCGCCGTGCACATGAAGAAGGTGCCGCTGGCGCCCGACGTCAACTCGCGCGTGATCGCGCGCGGCACGCCGGGCTTCTCGGGCGCCGATCTGGCCAACCTCGTCAACGAAGCCGCCCTGCTGGCCGCACGCCGTAACAAGCGCCTGGTCGCGATGCAGGAGTTCGAAGACGCCAAAGACAAGGTCATGATGGGCGCCGAGCGTCGCAGCATGGTTATGACCGATGATGAAAAGCGGATGACCGCCTATCACGAAGCCGGTCACGCCATCGTCTCTGTGCATGAAGCGGCGTCTGATCCGATCCACAAGGCCACCATCATCCCGCGCGGCCGCGCGCTGGGCATGGTGATGCGTCTGCCGGAACGGGACAGCTACTCCTACCACCGTGACAAGATGCACGCGAACCTCTCGGTCTCGATGGGTGGCCGCGTGGCGGAAGAGATCATCTTCGGCCATGACAAGGTCAGCTCCGGCGCTTCGTCGGATATCCAGTACGCGACCAAACTGGCGCGCAGCATGGTGACCCAGTGGGGCATGTCGGACAAGCTCGGCCCGCTCCAGTATGAGGAGCAGTCCGAGGGCTATCTCGGTTACGGGGCATCGCAGCGGACGTTCCGTTCGGGCCAGACCAACGAATTGATCGACAACGAGATCAAGGGCCTGGTCGAAGGTGCTCATGCCCGCGCCACCGACATCCTCAAGACGCATGAGGATCAACTCCACCTCCTCGCTCAGGCGCTGCTCGAATATGAGACGCTGAATGGCGAGGAGATCAATTCGCTGCTCGAAAACGGCAAGATTGACCGCCCCGATGCCCCGCGCGGGATCAGCGTTCCGGCGCAGGTGCGCGGCTCGGCGATCCCCAAGGCGGGCAAGCGCTTCGGGAAGGGTGACGAGGCTCCGCAGGGCGCCTGA
- a CDS encoding efflux transporter outer membrane subunit produces MRRLPTALTAALLPLTLAACIANPAPEIATPVPDLPPAFFYQPDSAAGAELAALMPQGDPAWRALSEAAIADGPSLAEALARIDSARAGARRAGADRLPNITADGDVTRNRINPAQFGQAGQQGFIPREQSSYGANIIASWDPDLFGQLKAQERAAIARIDAASAQAQGVRLALLAEIAASVTDWRVLDARAAAIEADGTAARQLASLAKVREDAGIAPGFDRVRAEATASSSAVRLAALDSERARLIGRLVTLTGQDGASVRAALAVPAPVLAPAPAPAGLPSDLLANRPDVAAAAANLAASDADLAAAARARFPRITLSGVIGLLAFDPEDFFDSDSIIGTLTAGIAGPLLDFGRVGAGIDAAAADKRAAFAAYRGAVFTALGDAEAAYGVVTAADNEARLSVAERDQLTRAASLAETRYRAGLASFLEVLEARRAADASGERAAAALGRAQRARIVLWQALGGEPAA; encoded by the coding sequence ATGCGCCGCCTGCCCACCGCCCTCACCGCAGCTCTGCTGCCGCTAACACTCGCGGCCTGCATCGCCAACCCTGCGCCCGAAATCGCAACGCCTGTGCCTGATCTGCCGCCGGCGTTCTTCTACCAGCCCGACAGCGCGGCGGGAGCGGAGCTTGCTGCGCTGATGCCCCAAGGCGATCCGGCGTGGCGCGCGCTGTCAGAAGCGGCCATCGCCGATGGGCCGAGCCTTGCCGAAGCGCTCGCCCGAATCGATAGCGCCCGTGCCGGCGCGCGCCGGGCGGGGGCCGACCGGCTGCCGAACATCACCGCCGATGGCGATGTCACCCGCAACCGCATCAACCCCGCGCAGTTCGGTCAGGCGGGCCAGCAGGGCTTCATCCCGCGCGAACAATCCTCTTATGGCGCGAATATCATCGCCAGCTGGGACCCCGACCTGTTCGGCCAATTGAAAGCGCAAGAACGCGCCGCCATTGCCCGGATCGACGCGGCCAGCGCGCAGGCGCAAGGCGTGCGGCTGGCGCTGCTGGCCGAGATCGCCGCCAGCGTCACCGATTGGCGCGTGCTCGATGCCCGCGCAGCTGCGATTGAGGCTGACGGCACGGCCGCACGCCAGCTCGCCAGCCTTGCCAAGGTGCGGGAAGACGCCGGGATCGCCCCCGGGTTCGACCGCGTCCGGGCCGAAGCGACCGCGAGCTCATCCGCCGTGCGCCTCGCCGCGCTCGATAGCGAACGCGCGCGTCTGATCGGGCGGCTGGTGACGTTGACCGGGCAGGACGGCGCAAGTGTCCGCGCTGCTTTGGCCGTCCCCGCACCTGTGCTGGCCCCCGCGCCTGCACCCGCCGGGCTGCCCTCCGACCTGCTCGCCAACCGGCCCGATGTTGCCGCTGCCGCCGCCAACCTTGCCGCCAGCGATGCCGATCTGGCCGCCGCCGCCCGCGCGCGCTTCCCGCGCATTACGCTGTCAGGCGTGATCGGGCTGCTCGCCTTCGATCCCGAGGATTTCTTCGATAGCGATTCGATCATCGGCACGTTGACCGCCGGAATCGCCGGGCCATTGCTCGATTTCGGGCGTGTTGGCGCAGGGATCGACGCCGCCGCTGCGGACAAGCGCGCCGCTTTCGCCGCCTATCGCGGGGCGGTGTTCACAGCACTGGGCGATGCCGAGGCGGCTTACGGCGTGGTCACCGCCGCCGATAACGAAGCGCGGCTTTCGGTCGCCGAACGCGATCAGCTGACCCGCGCGGCGAGCCTTGCTGAGACCCGCTACCGCGCGGGCCTCGCCAGCTTCCTCGAAGTGCTCGAAGCCCGCCGCGCCGCCGATGCCAGCGGCGAACGCGCTGCCGCCGCGTTGGGCCGTGCGCAGCGCGCGCGGATCGTGCTGTGGCAGGCGTTGGGCGGCGAACCCGCCGCCTGA
- a CDS encoding TetR/AcrR family transcriptional regulator, with translation MAIVETAAHHFFHHGYAATAIEQVAADAGVSKVTIYNQFGDKRALFTAAVECECEKMRGHFSLEGTVHGTVRERLTAIGQAIYAFLFRPEMIQFERRIAAETEVEPAIGAAFLEAGPWRMKHGFAAYLSHAVAAGELAIPDPMLAAEQFVSMCKGMGDLERRFGAFVTPEARDQRIAGAVEVFLAAYGKPAVPCATDR, from the coding sequence GTGGCGATCGTCGAGACTGCCGCGCATCATTTCTTCCACCACGGCTATGCTGCCACCGCGATTGAGCAGGTCGCCGCTGACGCGGGCGTCTCCAAGGTCACGATCTACAACCAGTTCGGCGACAAGCGCGCGTTGTTCACGGCGGCGGTCGAATGCGAATGCGAGAAGATGCGCGGGCATTTCTCGCTCGAGGGCACAGTCCACGGCACCGTCCGTGAGCGACTGACAGCCATCGGCCAGGCGATTTACGCCTTCCTGTTCCGCCCGGAAATGATCCAGTTCGAACGCCGCATCGCCGCCGAAACCGAGGTTGAACCCGCCATCGGCGCGGCGTTTCTCGAAGCCGGGCCGTGGCGGATGAAGCATGGCTTTGCGGCCTATCTGAGCCATGCGGTGGCGGCAGGCGAGCTGGCGATCCCTGATCCGATGCTAGCGGCCGAACAATTCGTGTCGATGTGCAAGGGCATGGGCGATCTCGAACGCCGCTTTGGTGCCTTCGTCACCCCGGAAGCGCGCGATCAGCGTATCGCGGGCGCGGTCGAGGTGTTCCTCGCCGCCTATGGCAAACCGGCGGTGCCGTGCGCGACGGATCGATAA
- a CDS encoding CaiB/BaiF CoA-transferase family protein — translation MSHPSGPLSGLRVLEFSGIGPGPHVAMLLADLGAEVVRIDRPGAGVSNPVVERARHRLALDLKSDEGKAAVRAAAASADVLIEGFRPGVMERLGLGPEELLKANPRLVYARMTGWGQEGPLAQAAGHDINYIAITGALSAVGKAGEPATPPQNLVGDFGGGSMYCAFGIMAALYEREKSGKGQVVDAAIVDGATSLMSFFFGVRHVPHLSTERGKGMLGGAAHFYRCFRCADGKEISLGSIEPQFYAEMLQRTGAPEELAQGQMIPTNWDDYAEKLAALFLTKTQAEWCALLEGTDACFAPVLGIDEAREHPHMKARGAYVEHDGLWHTAPAPRFSRTPGAVRSSADDGADVVARWAEQS, via the coding sequence ATGAGCCATCCGTCTGGGCCGCTATCCGGTCTGCGCGTTCTTGAATTCAGCGGGATCGGCCCCGGCCCGCACGTGGCGATGCTGTTGGCCGACTTGGGCGCCGAAGTGGTGCGGATCGACCGACCGGGTGCGGGCGTCAGCAACCCGGTGGTGGAACGTGCGCGGCACCGGCTGGCGCTGGATTTGAAAAGCGATGAGGGCAAAGCGGCCGTGCGCGCCGCTGCGGCCAGCGCCGACGTGCTGATCGAAGGCTTCCGCCCGGGTGTGATGGAACGGCTGGGGCTGGGGCCGGAGGAACTGCTCAAAGCCAACCCGCGCCTCGTTTACGCGCGCATGACCGGCTGGGGACAGGAAGGGCCGCTCGCGCAGGCCGCCGGGCATGACATCAATTACATCGCGATCACCGGCGCATTGTCAGCGGTCGGCAAGGCGGGCGAGCCTGCCACGCCGCCGCAGAATCTGGTCGGCGATTTTGGCGGCGGTTCGATGTATTGCGCCTTCGGGATCATGGCCGCGCTCTATGAGCGCGAAAAGTCGGGCAAGGGTCAGGTGGTCGACGCCGCGATTGTCGACGGGGCGACCAGCCTGATGAGCTTCTTCTTCGGGGTGCGCCATGTTCCGCATCTTTCGACCGAGCGCGGCAAGGGGATGCTCGGCGGCGCGGCGCATTTCTACCGCTGCTTCCGCTGCGCGGACGGGAAGGAAATTTCCCTCGGGTCAATCGAGCCGCAGTTCTATGCCGAGATGCTCCAGCGCACCGGTGCGCCCGAGGAATTGGCGCAGGGCCAGATGATCCCGACCAATTGGGACGATTACGCCGAGAAGCTGGCAGCGCTGTTCCTCACCAAGACGCAGGCCGAATGGTGCGCATTGCTTGAAGGCACTGACGCCTGCTTTGCCCCGGTGCTCGGCATCGACGAGGCGCGTGAGCATCCGCACATGAAGGCGCGCGGGGCTTATGTGGAGCATGACGGGCTGTGGCACACCGCGCCCGCCCCGCGCTTCAGCCGCACGCCGGGCGCTGTCCGGTCGAGCGCGGATGACGGTGCCGATGTCGTCGCGCGCTGGGCGGAGCAAAGCTGA
- the cysD gene encoding sulfate adenylyltransferase subunit CysD: MRSLTHLERLEAESIHIFREVVAEAENPVMLYSVGKDSAVMLHLARKAFYPAPPPFKLLHVDTTWKFKAMYELREKAAQDAGMELLVHQNPEAKALGINPFDHGPLHTDMWKTEGLKQALDLYGFDVAFGGARRDEEKSRAKERMFSFRTASHSWDPKNQRPELWNLYNARKKKGESIRVFPISNWTELDIWQYIMNEGIEIVPLYFAAERPTFEYEGGLFMADDLPRLEAVMGYRPDITMRSIRFRTLGCFPLTGAVESTAATLSEVVQEMLLTTTSERQGRVIDKDGGDASMEKKKQEGYF; the protein is encoded by the coding sequence ATGCGCAGTCTGACCCATCTCGAGCGGCTTGAGGCCGAGAGCATCCATATCTTCCGCGAAGTCGTGGCCGAGGCGGAGAACCCGGTCATGCTCTATTCGGTGGGCAAGGATTCCGCGGTGATGCTGCATCTGGCGCGCAAGGCGTTCTACCCTGCCCCGCCGCCGTTCAAGCTGCTCCACGTCGACACCACGTGGAAGTTCAAGGCCATGTATGAACTGCGCGAGAAAGCGGCGCAGGATGCCGGGATGGAGCTGCTTGTCCATCAGAACCCGGAGGCCAAGGCGCTGGGGATCAACCCGTTCGATCATGGCCCGCTGCATACCGATATGTGGAAGACCGAGGGGCTGAAACAGGCGCTGGACCTCTATGGCTTCGATGTCGCCTTTGGCGGCGCGCGCCGCGATGAGGAGAAAAGCCGGGCGAAGGAGCGTATGTTCAGCTTCCGCACCGCTAGCCACAGCTGGGACCCCAAGAACCAGCGCCCGGAGCTCTGGAACCTCTACAACGCCCGCAAGAAAAAGGGCGAGAGCATCCGCGTCTTCCCGATCTCGAACTGGACCGAGCTCGATATCTGGCAATACATCATGAATGAAGGCATCGAGATCGTGCCGCTGTATTTTGCGGCCGAGCGTCCGACTTTTGAATACGAGGGCGGACTGTTCATGGCGGACGATCTGCCCCGGCTGGAAGCGGTGATGGGCTATCGGCCCGACATCACGATGCGTTCGATCCGGTTCCGCACATTGGGCTGTTTCCCGCTGACCGGCGCGGTCGAAAGCACGGCGGCGACCCTGTCCGAAGTGGTGCAGGAAATGCTGCTCACCACCACCAGCGAACGTCAGGGCCGGGTGATCGACAAGGACGGCGGCGACGCCAGCATGGAGAAGAAGAAGCAGGAGGGATATTTCTGA
- a CDS encoding MaoC family dehydratase yields the protein MAGKFFDEWVIGERIEHEIRRTVTETDNLLFSTMTHNPQPLHLDVEAAKASGYGQILVNSTFTFSLLVGLSVGDTTLGTLVANLGFDKVVTPKPVFIGDTLRAVSEVKDLRESKSRPDAGIVTWTHEMWNQRDEVVCRCERSALIQRRPR from the coding sequence ATGGCCGGCAAGTTCTTCGACGAGTGGGTCATCGGCGAGCGGATCGAACACGAAATCCGCCGCACCGTGACCGAGACGGACAATCTGCTGTTTTCGACCATGACCCACAACCCGCAGCCGCTGCATCTGGATGTCGAAGCGGCCAAGGCGAGCGGCTATGGGCAGATTCTGGTGAATTCGACCTTCACCTTCAGCCTGCTGGTCGGGCTGTCGGTGGGCGATACGACACTCGGCACGCTGGTCGCCAATCTCGGCTTCGACAAGGTCGTCACCCCCAAGCCGGTGTTCATCGGCGACACCCTGCGCGCGGTGAGTGAGGTGAAGGACCTGCGGGAAAGCAAATCCCGCCCCGATGCCGGGATCGTCACCTGGACCCACGAAATGTGGAACCAGCGCGATGAAGTGGTGTGCCGGTGTGAGCGGTCAGCTTTGATCCAGCGCCGTCCCCGATAG
- a CDS encoding DUF3667 domain-containing protein: MSGLGEGIGAAIEGGLLARAVEPRAGEVGSHSPASSVTCANCGTSYHGHFCPECGQKAHIHRSLAAIGHDIMHGVLHLDGKLWETLPLLTFKPGELTRRYIAGERAKFVSPMAMFLFTVFAMFAVFQMVGIGAPTDLANDLFGSDGDNPVQTEVRRQMEALEKERATLPAKSPRRTQIDSELKGLNLVFAKAGSPSDETDKVVSVNTGISWFDKVLLEKWKKNPGLMLYKLQANGYKFSWLLIPLSVPFLWLMFAWRRQFKAYDHAVFVTYSLSFMSLLFIVMSILSTIPNGGGWAFLLFAIGAPLHLYKQLRQAYGLSRFSAFWRFCVLLFCMQIVVLMFVIILGLLGAF; this comes from the coding sequence ATGAGCGGATTGGGCGAGGGAATCGGCGCAGCGATCGAAGGCGGCCTGCTGGCGCGCGCGGTTGAACCCCGAGCCGGTGAGGTCGGCAGCCATTCGCCGGCAAGTTCCGTCACCTGCGCCAATTGCGGCACCTCCTACCACGGGCATTTCTGTCCCGAATGCGGCCAGAAAGCGCACATCCACCGCAGCCTTGCCGCAATCGGCCATGACATCATGCACGGGGTGCTGCACCTAGACGGCAAGCTGTGGGAGACGCTGCCGCTGCTGACCTTCAAGCCGGGGGAGCTCACCCGCCGCTACATTGCGGGCGAGCGCGCCAAGTTCGTCAGCCCGATGGCGATGTTCCTGTTCACGGTCTTTGCAATGTTCGCGGTATTCCAGATGGTCGGCATCGGCGCGCCAACCGATTTGGCAAACGACCTGTTCGGATCAGATGGCGACAACCCGGTTCAGACCGAAGTGCGCAGGCAGATGGAAGCGCTGGAAAAGGAGCGCGCCACCTTACCCGCCAAAAGCCCCCGCCGCACGCAAATCGACAGCGAGCTCAAGGGGCTGAATCTGGTTTTTGCCAAGGCAGGAAGCCCGAGCGACGAGACGGATAAGGTCGTCAGCGTCAACACCGGCATATCGTGGTTTGACAAGGTTCTGCTCGAAAAATGGAAGAAGAACCCCGGCCTTATGCTCTACAAGCTCCAGGCCAACGGATATAAATTCAGCTGGTTGCTGATCCCGCTATCGGTGCCGTTCCTGTGGCTGATGTTCGCATGGCGGCGGCAGTTCAAGGCCTATGACCACGCGGTGTTCGTCACCTATTCGCTGAGCTTCATGTCGCTGCTGTTCATCGTCATGTCGATCCTCAGCACCATTCCCAACGGCGGCGGCTGGGCATTTTTGCTGTTCGCGATTGGCGCCCCGCTTCATCTCTACAAGCAGCTTCGCCAAGCCTATGGCCTCAGCCGCTTTTCGGCGTTCTGGCGGTTTTGTGTGCTGTTGTTCTGTATGCAGATCGTGGTGCTGATGTTCGTGATTATTCTGGGCCTGCTCGGCGCGTTCTGA